From the Alteromonas sp. CI.11.F.A3 genome, the window TTTAACCGAAGCTGAGCGAGCAGAAGTTCTGGAAGAATAAGTAAACATACGAAACATTAAAAAAGGGTAAATCGATAGTCGATTTACCCTTTTTAGTATGACGCCTTACCACTAAAGCGATAAGGTTTTCTTTCAGAAACTAGGCGTTACGTAAATGGTCAGCCACTAAGAACGCCATCTCAAGTACTTGGTCTGCGTTTAAACGCGGATCGCACTGGGTTTTATACGCCTGTGCTAAGTCTTCATCACTAATTTCATACGCACCACCCGTACACTCAGTCACGTGTTGGCCTGTCATTTCAAGGTGAATACCACCTGCATGAGTGCCTTCATCGTTGTGAGCTTGGAAGAACTGCTTAATTTCACGCAAAATAGCATCAAAATTACGAGTTTTATAACCACTAGATGCTGAGAAGGTGTTGCCGTGCATGGGGTCAGAACTCCATACCACGTGTCTGCCTTCTGCTTTAACGCGGCGTAATAAACGAGGCAAATTGTCAGCCAAGTTATCAGCACCCATACGGGTAATAAGGGTTAATCTACCAGGGTCGTTATTTGGATTAAGGGCATCAATCAAACGAATAAGTTCGTCTTCTTCCATGCTAGGCCCAACTTTCACACCAATAGGGTTATGAATGCCTCGGAAGAACTCAATATGAGCATGGTCAAGCTGACGGGTACGCTCACCAATCCAAATCATGTGCGCAGAGCAATCGTAAGGCTTACCCGTTAGCGTATCAATTCGAGTTAGGGCTTGCTCGTAGTTCAACAACAATGCTTCGTGCGACGTAAACAACGATGTTTCATGCAATGTAGGGCTAGATTGGGAATTAATACCAATCACGTCCATGAACGACAAGGTATCTTGAATACGCACAGCCATATCGTGGTAGCGTTCTTTAAGCGGGTTGTTTTCAACAAACGCCATATTCCAACGGTTTACTTCGTGAAGGTCGGCCAAGCCACCTTGAGAAAAAGCGCGAAGTAAATTAAGGGTAGAAGCACTACGATGATACGCTTCAATCAAACGGTTTGGATCCGGGCGGCGAGCCGCTTCGTTAAACTCAAAACTATTGATAATATCGCCGCGGTAGCTTGGTAGTGTAACGCCATTACGGGTTTCAAAGTTCGATGAACGAGGCTTAGCATACTGGCCAGCCATGCGAGCCACTTTGGTTACTGGGCATCGACCTGCAAAGGTTAAAACAATAGCCATCTGAAGCAATACTTTAAAGGTATCGCGAATTTTTGGCGCATTAAATTCATCAAACGATTCGGCGCAGTCACCGCCTTGAAGCAAGAAGCCTTTTCCTAAACTAACCTCACCAAGTTGACGGCGAAGATCGCGGGCTTCAGCGGCAAAAACCAGCGGTGGATATGTACTTAGCGTGTGCTCTACTTGTTTAAGTTGTGCCGCATCATCGTACTCTGGTTGTTGAAGGATAGGTTTTTGCCTCCAACTGTCTACTTGCCAATTACTCAAGGGGTTCTCCTGATTTAAATGTTTTTACGTTTAGGCAAACGTTAATCTCGTTGTGTAAGCCTTATCTGCATGCGCGCTACGATTTATTGCGCGCTACTTTACCACATTTGATCTAATACAATAGGTGCGCAAACTTGAATATCTAGAAAGTCGTCGCGCTTATTTACTGCAAAATGACAATCGAAGGTCTGTTCTAGGTTTTTGACCGACAATACCGACTCAGGCAAACCGAAACTTACGCTAGTGCCCAATTTCATTAGCAGTACTTTATAACTATAGTTTGCGCTTAATGAAATGTCATGACTGCTTAGCACTAAGGTATTCCCTTTATTGCATAAGGTTTGAAACAGCGCCATTAACGCGTATTGATGTCGAATATCTACCCCTTGCAAGGGTTCATCTAACAATAAAAGCGCTTCGCCTCGTTTAATAGCAGGCCAAACTTGCAGCAATGCACGGCAAATTTCAACGCGCTGACGCTCTCCACCTGAAAGTCTGTTTAAAGGCGTTTGCAAAAAGCCCGTTACTTCCAATGTGGCTTCTAACAAGCTGGGAAGTTCGAACGTAGGTTCACTTGAAAAAAACGAAAGATATTCTTTTACCGATACCGCAAATACGGCCTCACTTTGCTGTGCTAACAAAGTCCTAAATGTTGCTAATGCACTTAAAGGCCATTGTTGAAGAGACTGTTCTAACAGCGAAGCTTCTCCCCGTTCTGTTTCCAACAACCCAGCCATTATCGACAACAGCGTAGACTTTCCAGCGCCGTTAGGGCCAAGAATATGAACGCAATCGCCTTTATTGATATCAAGGCTGATATTGGCTAAACGCTTATTCACACTAATATCGCGCAAAGAAATAACCAGACTCATCGAAGCTGGCCTTTTAATAGTGCCCAAATGAGCAAAGGGCCGCCTAAGGTGGCAGTGATCATAGACACAGGTAGGGTAATCGCACGGGTTAGTTCAGACATCAGCACCACAATAAGCAATAAACTGGCGCCACATAGCGCGCTTGCTGGTAACAGCAACTTATTATCATGTCCCAGAATAAGCCGAAGAATATGAGGCACTAACAGCCCGACAAAAGCAATCGCTCCCGCAATAGATACTGCCGCTCCTACCCCCACGGCGGTAGCAATAAGGCTACGCTCGGTAAGTTGTTGCACATGCACACCACTGCTTAACGCAGCTAAATCACCGGCATACAACCTATTAAACTTGGCAGATTGGCGCATTTGATACCACAAACTACCAATAATAAGTGGGCCGCTTACCCACAAAATAGGCCAAGTGGTTTGATACACGCTTCCCATCAGCCAAAACGTTAAATTACGTAGTGATTGGGCATCACTAAACATGTACAACCAAGCAATAACAGCCCCGCTCAAAGTAGAAATAGCGATACCCGATAGAATGACAGCAACTGCTGAGCCCAGCAGTTTTCGAGCAAGGCGATAAATAACAAACGTTGTTATTAACGCACCAATGAAGCAGCCCAAAGGAAGTATGTAATGAAGATAAGGCTGTGCCCACAAGGGTGTAAGCAATAACAGGGTTGCAGCCACTAAACTGGCGCCGCTGGTGATACCTATAATACCTGGGTCAGCCAACGGATTGCGCAGTACTATTTGAAGCGTGGCGCCACTTACGGCCAATACACTACCTACTAAAATGGCGGTAATTATCAGCGGAATTTGAAGT encodes:
- a CDS encoding class II 3-deoxy-7-phosphoheptulonate synthase yields the protein MSNWQVDSWRQKPILQQPEYDDAAQLKQVEHTLSTYPPLVFAAEARDLRRQLGEVSLGKGFLLQGGDCAESFDEFNAPKIRDTFKVLLQMAIVLTFAGRCPVTKVARMAGQYAKPRSSNFETRNGVTLPSYRGDIINSFEFNEAARRPDPNRLIEAYHRSASTLNLLRAFSQGGLADLHEVNRWNMAFVENNPLKERYHDMAVRIQDTLSFMDVIGINSQSSPTLHETSLFTSHEALLLNYEQALTRIDTLTGKPYDCSAHMIWIGERTRQLDHAHIEFFRGIHNPIGVKVGPSMEEDELIRLIDALNPNNDPGRLTLITRMGADNLADNLPRLLRRVKAEGRHVVWSSDPMHGNTFSASSGYKTRNFDAILREIKQFFQAHNDEGTHAGGIHLEMTGQHVTECTGGAYEISDEDLAQAYKTQCDPRLNADQVLEMAFLVADHLRNA
- a CDS encoding ATP-binding cassette domain-containing protein; the protein is MSLVISLRDISVNKRLANISLDINKGDCVHILGPNGAGKSTLLSIMAGLLETERGEASLLEQSLQQWPLSALATFRTLLAQQSEAVFAVSVKEYLSFFSSEPTFELPSLLEATLEVTGFLQTPLNRLSGGERQRVEICRALLQVWPAIKRGEALLLLDEPLQGVDIRHQYALMALFQTLCNKGNTLVLSSHDISLSANYSYKVLLMKLGTSVSFGLPESVLSVKNLEQTFDCHFAVNKRDDFLDIQVCAPIVLDQMW
- a CDS encoding FecCD family ABC transporter permease, which translates into the protein MHTVLRGAAVKDGAGKGSAAIFLLCSITFLLIVGVLATVWLTDSPTALKQHITLQLQIPLIITAILVGSVLAVSGATLQIVLRNPLADPGIIGITSGASLVAATLLLLTPLWAQPYLHYILPLGCFIGALITTFVIYRLARKLLGSAVAVILSGIAISTLSGAVIAWLYMFSDAQSLRNLTFWLMGSVYQTTWPILWVSGPLIIGSLWYQMRQSAKFNRLYAGDLAALSSGVHVQQLTERSLIATAVGVGAAVSIAGAIAFVGLLVPHILRLILGHDNKLLLPASALCGASLLLIVVLMSELTRAITLPVSMITATLGGPLLIWALLKGQLR